In Anaerolineales bacterium, the following proteins share a genomic window:
- a CDS encoding tetratricopeptide repeat protein, producing the protein MSSAQLRYLKHWADFAKSNELDLRKIEAEFEQIRRAWEMLTTESALSLSDTDRNSLILNLTFSMDRFMERYGLLQENILWIGRAMQAAHALQQFQFVGRLGQDLGWCHRELGNLEKAMEYLELALAVRQRYGPKEGEANTLNMIGVVYDDQGNFPKAIEYFEKALGLWIEVQNEEREAITRNNLAASYSNQGEWAKAEELYNLSIRLNQEQGKEDDNAGTLNNLGEAALAQGRPEEAEKYFRSALETFERIGDRAHIPTAMNNLALVKKQLGQVNTAVELMNQALDMQRQLGQELETATTLNNLGTTYEGMGLFDNALSYFSSAIEIYRSYTRERDVAITLINRAGVYQKLENWQKALDEYAEAKEILERIDARYPLATLYNNLAAISYEMGEKNKVEEYLSIALEIHRSQNNLEGQAHSLNNMAILLYEKKPARAKEYMRNALAISEQIQDRDGQATYWHNLGAISSKMNELEQAALCYRTALSIRREIQDYGGLKDTLYNLALILSDLGDHEQSFRLLEEAVEIDRKYNYPSLERDIAALEEQKSLLDKVRTDSET; encoded by the coding sequence ATGAGTTCCGCCCAACTTCGTTATCTTAAGCATTGGGCCGATTTCGCCAAGTCCAACGAGCTTGACCTACGCAAAATCGAAGCAGAGTTTGAACAGATAAGACGAGCATGGGAAATGCTTACCACAGAAAGTGCGCTGTCCCTGTCCGATACAGATCGCAATTCCCTAATTCTAAATTTGACGTTTTCTATGGATCGTTTTATGGAACGTTATGGCCTTTTACAGGAGAATATCCTGTGGATCGGGCGAGCGATGCAGGCGGCTCACGCTCTCCAGCAATTTCAATTTGTAGGCCGGCTAGGGCAGGATTTGGGTTGGTGTCATCGTGAACTGGGCAACCTTGAAAAAGCGATGGAATACCTGGAACTTGCTCTAGCCGTCCGCCAACGCTATGGACCGAAAGAGGGAGAGGCCAACACGTTGAACATGATTGGAGTGGTATATGATGATCAAGGAAATTTTCCGAAGGCAATCGAATATTTCGAAAAAGCGTTAGGACTATGGATAGAAGTACAGAACGAGGAAAGGGAGGCCATTACAAGAAATAATCTGGCGGCTTCCTATTCAAATCAAGGAGAATGGGCAAAAGCGGAGGAGCTATACAATCTATCTATACGTCTTAATCAGGAGCAGGGCAAAGAGGATGACAACGCTGGAACCTTGAACAATCTAGGAGAAGCAGCATTGGCGCAAGGTAGGCCAGAAGAAGCTGAGAAATACTTCAGAAGTGCTCTCGAAACCTTTGAACGAATAGGTGACAGGGCTCATATTCCCACGGCAATGAACAACCTAGCACTCGTGAAGAAACAGCTAGGGCAAGTTAATACCGCCGTTGAGCTGATGAATCAGGCACTCGATATGCAGAGACAACTGGGACAGGAGTTGGAAACCGCAACAACCCTAAATAACCTGGGAACCACCTATGAAGGGATGGGGCTTTTTGACAATGCATTGAGTTATTTTTCCTCAGCGATTGAAATTTACCGTTCTTATACGCGCGAACGCGATGTTGCCATAACCCTGATCAATCGTGCAGGTGTATACCAGAAATTGGAGAATTGGCAAAAAGCCTTAGATGAGTATGCTGAGGCCAAAGAGATTCTAGAAAGAATAGATGCCCGGTATCCCCTGGCGACGTTGTATAACAATTTAGCCGCTATTTCTTATGAAATGGGTGAAAAGAATAAAGTTGAAGAATACCTCAGCATAGCTCTCGAAATTCATCGTTCACAAAACAACTTGGAGGGTCAGGCTCATTCCTTGAATAACATGGCGATCTTATTGTACGAAAAGAAACCTGCTCGCGCAAAAGAATATATGCGGAATGCATTGGCAATCAGTGAGCAGATCCAGGATCGAGATGGGCAAGCAACTTATTGGCATAATCTGGGCGCGATCTCAAGCAAGATGAATGAGCTGGAACAGGCAGCACTTTGCTACAGAACAGCATTATCCATTCGTCGTGAAATTCAGGATTATGGAGGTTTGAAAGACACGCTGTACAATCTCGCTCTTATCCTGAGTGATCTTGGCGATCACGAACAATCGTTTCGTCTCTTAGAAGAAGCGGTTGAGATAGATCGAAAATACAACTACCCGTCGTTGGAACGGGATATCGCTGCATTAGAGGAGCAAAAAAGTCTCCTTGACAAGGTGCGAACCGACAGTGAAACGTAG
- a CDS encoding tetratricopeptide repeat protein — protein sequence MSDALSRYLKFWLQYLDAHRADWQAIQEEFEQITRAWILLSGNTDLSIDSKTRDDLILHYVNLLQEYLEYRGRWSEGYIPWLEAALDAARRIGSLKSQFALLNNLGAGYTDLGNFEKAKDYLQEALKISQNLGDIDSQMSVANNLGTLYFQNGRWREALQQIEAAYSVGMDQNTTKAAHILNNLGMTFQSLGILDKAVECYDKALKIHQNNHDDSGISASLNNYGILLAETGDWQNARVYLEKALALRRKIGDRSRESITLASLGRVNARLGKFRKAIEYLEQALFIQQEIGDHPSAADSLQSLGNIYRQLNQFDIGEKYLNESIHIHRQAGNKAGEAEALNNLGLIYRAKEQNETALQYYQRSLALHRSVGDKNGEASALNNISIVNRIKGEYDQALEIYKQVLEIRRALKDVSGEATTLNNMGRVFRLTNQTDLAMDYYKQSHDLLKQVGDKVNEAAVLSNIAMLHIEAERWDEAEHVLLEALEIDTQYELPTLDEDSRALAWVRRRAKGEQ from the coding sequence ATGAGCGATGCACTCTCTCGTTACCTGAAATTCTGGCTTCAGTATCTCGATGCGCACAGGGCAGATTGGCAGGCCATTCAAGAGGAATTTGAGCAGATTACCCGTGCCTGGATCTTGCTGTCAGGCAACACAGATCTCTCCATTGATTCGAAGACACGTGATGATTTAATTCTCCATTATGTCAATCTGTTGCAAGAGTACTTGGAGTACAGAGGAAGGTGGAGCGAAGGATATATTCCTTGGTTGGAAGCGGCCTTGGACGCGGCGCGCAGAATAGGTTCCCTGAAGTCTCAATTCGCCTTGCTCAACAACCTCGGTGCTGGTTATACCGACTTGGGGAACTTCGAAAAAGCGAAAGATTATCTTCAAGAAGCATTGAAGATCTCCCAGAACTTAGGGGACATAGACAGTCAGATGAGCGTTGCAAATAATCTTGGCACTCTTTACTTCCAGAACGGGCGCTGGCGTGAAGCGTTGCAACAAATTGAGGCGGCGTATTCTGTTGGGATGGACCAAAACACCACCAAAGCGGCGCACATTTTGAATAATTTGGGAATGACATTTCAGAGCCTCGGTATTCTGGATAAAGCCGTGGAGTGCTATGACAAGGCCCTGAAAATTCATCAGAACAATCATGATGATTCGGGAATCTCCGCGAGCTTGAACAACTACGGGATTTTGCTTGCAGAAACTGGGGATTGGCAAAATGCACGTGTTTATCTAGAGAAGGCTTTGGCGTTGAGAAGAAAGATCGGCGATCGTTCACGGGAGTCCATAACCCTTGCAAGCTTAGGACGGGTTAATGCGCGCCTCGGAAAATTCAGGAAAGCAATTGAGTATCTGGAACAAGCTTTATTTATACAACAGGAAATTGGCGACCATCCTTCCGCAGCAGATTCATTGCAGTCGTTGGGAAATATATATCGTCAACTTAACCAATTTGATATCGGCGAGAAGTATCTGAATGAGTCTATCCACATTCATCGGCAAGCAGGTAATAAAGCGGGTGAAGCCGAGGCGTTGAATAACCTTGGATTGATCTACCGAGCCAAAGAACAAAATGAAACGGCGCTTCAATATTACCAGCGGTCCCTTGCACTTCATCGTAGCGTAGGCGACAAAAATGGAGAAGCATCCGCATTAAATAACATCAGTATCGTCAATCGGATAAAAGGTGAATACGACCAGGCTCTAGAAATCTACAAACAGGTTCTAGAAATCAGACGAGCACTGAAAGATGTCAGCGGTGAAGCCACCACGCTCAACAACATGGGAAGGGTTTTTCGATTAACGAATCAAACTGATCTTGCTATGGACTATTACAAACAGTCTCACGATTTGCTGAAACAAGTTGGAGATAAGGTGAATGAGGCGGCCGTCCTATCAAATATAGCCATGCTCCATATCGAAGCAGAGAGATGGGATGAGGCAGAACATGTGCTACTGGAGGCGCTCGAGATAGACACGCAATATGAACTTCCCACTTTGGACGAGGACTCCCGTGCTCTGGCCTGGGTGAGGCGGCGAGCGAAAGGCGAACAATGA
- a CDS encoding NB-ARC domain-containing protein, whose protein sequence is MRPSPAKKLGKLSLAILENFIQGKLGEKFIKELRQDSDIAATIASALENAETRFLNEFEDRDLSRAMFVDLSQKDRPELQNAVIEFYQHPSRSNFNGVLCDILLGEFKSLSRERIEQAIATYVAILTEELAMLDTEFREKVSFLKDFRQAEKTTKPRPSSKRKKEAKGSYQIPPLPPQGVFGRDDAISKVAEFLVFDGHRIVDLPPLALRGMGGIGKTTLAIAFAHEYKAKFPDGVLWTSLGPKPTPRLLLDAWGRSLGLDLLPERDEAACKNRLRQFLHDKQVLIIIDDVWDTIQGGYFLVGGPHCRTLITTRELPIANDLATRERVLRVDVLKPKDALALLQKLAPETIQVDKALCIKLCERLEFLPLAITLAGRMLANEADVPQRMQRLVGELIERRDSRLQLVQAEGRQGLDDENPVSLQAILGMSVDRLDKADQERFAMLSIFGGEPLTWELKSVSAVWETSMEETEATISKFIQRGLVEPRDGRYWMHALLADYGAELMKKMEL, encoded by the coding sequence ATGAGACCTAGTCCTGCCAAAAAACTGGGCAAACTGAGCCTCGCCATTTTAGAAAATTTCATTCAAGGCAAACTTGGTGAAAAATTTATCAAGGAATTGCGCCAAGATTCTGATATAGCCGCTACTATCGCCAGTGCCTTGGAAAATGCAGAAACAAGGTTCTTAAATGAATTTGAGGATAGAGATCTTTCGCGCGCGATGTTTGTGGATCTCAGCCAAAAAGACCGGCCTGAGCTGCAAAATGCAGTGATCGAATTCTATCAACATCCCAGCCGATCCAATTTTAATGGTGTATTGTGCGACATATTGCTCGGAGAATTCAAATCACTTTCCAGGGAACGTATAGAGCAAGCAATAGCGACTTACGTCGCCATTCTTACAGAAGAATTGGCCATGCTGGATACCGAATTCAGGGAAAAAGTCAGCTTCCTTAAGGATTTCCGCCAAGCAGAAAAGACAACTAAACCTCGTCCTTCCTCAAAGCGAAAAAAGGAGGCCAAGGGCTCTTATCAAATCCCTCCCCTGCCCCCGCAAGGTGTTTTTGGGCGTGATGATGCAATCAGTAAAGTGGCGGAGTTCTTAGTGTTTGATGGCCACAGAATTGTAGATCTCCCTCCGCTGGCTTTGCGTGGGATGGGCGGTATTGGGAAAACTACACTGGCAATTGCATTTGCTCATGAATACAAGGCTAAATTTCCTGATGGCGTACTCTGGACGAGCTTGGGACCCAAGCCCACACCCAGGCTCCTGCTTGATGCGTGGGGACGATCTCTCGGCCTGGATCTATTACCTGAGCGTGACGAAGCTGCCTGCAAGAATCGTCTCAGACAATTCTTGCATGACAAACAAGTCTTGATCATCATCGATGATGTATGGGATACCATTCAAGGGGGCTATTTCCTGGTTGGAGGGCCTCATTGCAGAACGCTCATCACGACCCGCGAGCTCCCAATTGCAAATGACCTTGCCACTCGCGAGCGTGTTCTTCGAGTAGATGTTTTAAAACCAAAGGATGCACTTGCCCTGCTACAAAAACTGGCCCCGGAAACTATCCAGGTTGACAAGGCGCTCTGCATAAAGCTTTGTGAACGCCTAGAATTTCTACCCCTGGCAATTACTCTGGCAGGCCGCATGCTGGCAAACGAAGCCGATGTGCCACAGCGGATGCAACGCCTAGTAGGCGAGTTAATCGAACGGCGAGATAGTCGGCTACAGCTGGTACAGGCTGAGGGCAGGCAAGGCTTAGATGATGAAAACCCGGTTTCACTACAGGCAATCCTTGGCATGAGCGTAGATCGTCTCGACAAGGCCGACCAGGAAAGATTTGCCATGCTGTCGATTTTTGGTGGCGAGCCGCTGACCTGGGAATTGAAATCTGTTTCAGCCGTCTGGGAAACCTCGATGGAAGAGACAGAAGCGACCATCTCTAAGTTTATTCAACGAGGCCTTGTGGAACCGCGCGATGGTAGGTACTGGATGCATGCGCTACTTGCAGACTATGGAGCCGAGTTAATGAAAAAAATGGAACTGTAG
- a CDS encoding tetratricopeptide repeat protein, with protein sequence MIALRTAALRHARYFANLLLRADELYQAGGVHVEEGLRIFDYNHKNIEIGQQWSSDHAEVDKEAATLALEFPERGANCLYLRQKPADRIRWLQKALQIAHDRGFGLAEASLLGKLGLAFQEIRQFPNAIEYCVAQLKLAESLNDQEVWAEAACNLGIVYDDLNMLETAQEWYTAALKISDKTSNPKLKERAYGNLGLVYIKQGKFSDAVNCFEHHLRLARRHGDLWSEGNALTNLGIACMKLRQYDQAGAHFQESLVINKRLTDLEGEAKNWSYIGLLRKQLGDLDGAVVAYQRRIELAQKMQDSRGEAIGCWNLGEVLIKKKKFKEGIELLYKCVEYEKSVGDPAWEEDLRTAQRTEEICNAQ encoded by the coding sequence ATGATTGCCCTTCGCACTGCCGCACTCCGCCATGCACGATATTTTGCCAATCTACTTCTGCGCGCTGATGAGCTTTATCAGGCGGGTGGCGTTCATGTGGAAGAGGGATTGCGTATTTTCGACTACAACCACAAAAACATTGAAATTGGACAACAATGGTCCTCCGATCACGCGGAGGTGGATAAGGAAGCAGCGACACTCGCTTTGGAATTCCCGGAGCGAGGAGCGAATTGCCTCTATCTTCGCCAGAAACCCGCTGACCGAATTCGGTGGCTCCAGAAGGCTTTGCAGATTGCCCATGACCGTGGGTTTGGCCTGGCCGAAGCCTCTCTTCTGGGAAAGTTGGGCTTGGCCTTTCAAGAAATACGCCAGTTCCCGAATGCAATAGAATACTGTGTTGCACAACTGAAATTAGCTGAGAGTCTGAATGATCAGGAAGTTTGGGCGGAGGCGGCTTGTAATCTGGGAATCGTATATGACGATCTTAATATGCTGGAAACTGCACAGGAATGGTATACCGCTGCTTTGAAGATATCTGATAAAACTTCCAATCCCAAACTCAAAGAACGTGCATATGGCAACCTGGGCTTGGTGTACATTAAGCAGGGGAAGTTCAGTGATGCCGTTAATTGTTTCGAACATCATTTGCGATTGGCTCGCCGACATGGCGATCTCTGGAGTGAGGGCAATGCCTTGACCAATCTGGGCATTGCATGTATGAAACTCCGTCAGTACGATCAGGCAGGCGCGCACTTCCAGGAATCGCTTGTTATCAATAAGAGGCTGACGGATTTGGAAGGCGAAGCCAAGAATTGGAGTTATATCGGTTTACTGCGGAAACAGTTGGGTGATTTGGATGGTGCTGTGGTAGCGTATCAGAGACGCATTGAACTTGCCCAAAAAATGCAGGACTCACGCGGCGAAGCAATTGGATGTTGGAATCTGGGCGAGGTTCTTATCAAGAAAAAGAAGTTTAAGGAGGGAATTGAGTTACTCTATAAATGCGTTGAGTACGAAAAGAGTGTGGGAGATCCAGCGTGGGAGGAGGATTTGAGAACAGCGCAACGCACGGAAGAAATCTGTAATGCACAATAA
- a CDS encoding tetratricopeptide repeat protein has protein sequence MPNRKTAALLHGVYYLRVLDGLNDLYLQGGESQSDSLKKLDVEFPNILSVRKNMVDAVSNMKVQQELGATDRALLDLCNAFPDAGAYLINVRLNSLERIRWLQDALKASLKLRNDVTTQAHLGNLGLAYYELGQLPQAADHLSKAIQLAEQIGDKYHQGAWLGNLGNTYAIMGDHDKAIEYCERHLKLSKEINDVRGERHALANLGVSYAHLGNVPKAVEYYKRFLELAVQSKDRREESQALMNLGFAYYDLGDLEEADRSLQTAQEIAIELGDKLTQCLVMGGLADIHIDRKDFQIAIKILTQAIELLKETHNAGAELRLLQSLGNAYTASDDYQNALATCLHVYQLAESIEAKTGMCNALANQISLYRYMGDHASAVRIGRQALDLARQIHSPSNEAFIRWQLALIDEANGENKKAKAEMKAVIEMEEQLGSLDIEKHREHLNNLIQRTDRRATGVL, from the coding sequence ATGCCAAACCGTAAGACGGCAGCACTTCTGCACGGAGTATATTATTTACGAGTCTTGGATGGATTAAACGATCTGTACTTGCAGGGCGGAGAGAGCCAGTCCGATTCGCTTAAAAAGCTTGATGTCGAGTTTCCAAATATTCTTTCTGTGAGGAAGAATATGGTTGATGCCGTCTCCAATATGAAGGTGCAGCAGGAATTAGGCGCAACAGACCGCGCTTTATTGGATCTTTGCAACGCATTCCCAGATGCCGGAGCGTATTTGATCAATGTGAGGTTGAATTCCTTGGAACGTATAAGGTGGCTTCAAGACGCCTTGAAGGCGAGTCTGAAATTGCGCAATGATGTCACAACCCAGGCACATTTGGGGAATCTAGGGTTGGCTTATTATGAATTGGGACAGCTTCCTCAAGCCGCGGATCACCTCTCGAAAGCAATACAACTCGCCGAACAAATCGGAGACAAATATCATCAGGGGGCTTGGCTGGGTAATTTGGGAAACACGTATGCGATAATGGGCGACCATGATAAGGCAATAGAATATTGCGAGCGGCATCTCAAGCTTTCGAAGGAAATTAACGATGTTCGAGGGGAAAGGCATGCTCTTGCTAACCTAGGGGTATCTTACGCCCATTTGGGCAATGTGCCCAAAGCCGTCGAATACTACAAAAGATTCCTGGAACTTGCGGTTCAAAGTAAAGATCGCCGTGAGGAAAGCCAGGCGCTCATGAATCTGGGCTTCGCGTACTATGATTTGGGCGATTTGGAAGAGGCTGATCGTTCGCTGCAAACAGCCCAGGAGATCGCAATTGAACTCGGCGATAAATTAACCCAATGCCTGGTGATGGGCGGACTCGCCGATATACACATTGACCGAAAGGATTTTCAAATTGCTATAAAAATCTTGACTCAGGCAATTGAATTATTGAAAGAGACCCATAATGCGGGAGCAGAGCTACGCCTGCTTCAAAGTTTAGGTAATGCATATACTGCAAGCGACGATTACCAGAATGCGCTGGCAACTTGTCTCCATGTATATCAGCTGGCTGAGTCAATTGAGGCAAAGACAGGAATGTGCAATGCGCTCGCCAACCAAATCAGCCTTTATCGATATATGGGCGACCATGCCAGCGCTGTGAGAATTGGAAGGCAGGCGCTTGACCTGGCAAGACAAATCCACTCTCCGTCCAATGAAGCATTTATTCGCTGGCAGCTTGCCTTGATCGATGAAGCGAATGGGGAGAACAAAAAAGCCAAGGCTGAAATGAAAGCTGTCATTGAGATGGAAGAACAATTAGGTTCTCTGGATATTGAAAAACATCGTGAACACCTGAATAATCTTATTCAGCGGACGGATCGACGCGCTACCGGCGTTTTGTAA
- a CDS encoding NB-ARC domain-containing protein, translating into MKVYAFGKPGSAPPPPSLIVGRDDVIKALKERLRASLEGNTSVQVLTDSKFSLQVLTAIKGWPGVGKTTVASVLAYNPETTQMFPDGVLWTSLGQEPNLLSEMATWGRALGTEEILKAKSIEEAQNLLAGLLRTKRMLLIVDDVWKAEDAIPFKVGGPGCATLITTRLDAIAKVLAPMAENIYRLKVLKDEDALELLRQLAPNVVRQFPNECQALVQELEGLPLALQVAGRLLNAEASLGLGVTELLGRLRGGAELLESAAPADRTNLVSETTPTIATLLEKSLEGLDAKTKECYAYLGVFAPKPATFDMEALKFVWQMDDPKPVIKTLVDRGLLEYVSELDRYQMHALLVMLAKTLLTDEEE; encoded by the coding sequence ATGAAGGTTTATGCATTTGGAAAACCCGGCAGCGCACCACCTCCTCCTTCGTTGATAGTTGGTCGCGACGACGTTATCAAGGCACTGAAAGAACGTCTTCGCGCTTCATTGGAAGGTAACACGTCGGTGCAAGTTCTCACCGATAGCAAATTTTCGTTACAAGTTCTTACAGCTATCAAGGGATGGCCGGGCGTTGGCAAGACAACAGTTGCATCTGTCCTTGCTTACAACCCGGAAACCACTCAAATGTTCCCTGACGGTGTACTATGGACGTCTCTGGGACAAGAGCCAAATCTCCTGTCGGAAATGGCTACTTGGGGGCGCGCGCTGGGAACTGAAGAAATTCTCAAAGCCAAATCAATCGAAGAAGCCCAAAATTTGCTGGCAGGACTTCTTCGAACCAAGCGCATGCTGCTAATTGTTGATGACGTATGGAAAGCAGAAGATGCGATACCCTTCAAAGTCGGCGGCCCTGGCTGTGCGACATTAATCACCACCCGATTGGACGCCATTGCAAAAGTGCTTGCGCCAATGGCAGAAAATATTTATCGCTTAAAGGTTTTGAAGGATGAAGATGCTCTTGAACTCTTGAGGCAGTTGGCACCTAATGTTGTAAGGCAATTCCCCAATGAATGCCAAGCGCTGGTGCAGGAACTTGAAGGATTGCCTCTCGCCTTGCAAGTTGCAGGGAGGTTGTTGAATGCCGAGGCAAGTCTTGGTCTCGGTGTCACAGAATTGTTGGGTAGACTCCGAGGAGGAGCCGAACTTCTTGAGTCTGCTGCTCCCGCAGATCGAACCAATCTTGTTTCTGAGACAACTCCAACGATTGCCACGCTTCTTGAGAAGAGTCTTGAAGGACTGGATGCCAAGACCAAGGAATGCTATGCCTATCTGGGTGTCTTTGCGCCGAAGCCGGCTACTTTTGACATGGAAGCGTTGAAATTCGTTTGGCAAATGGATGATCCCAAGCCTGTCATTAAGACTCTTGTGGATCGCGGGCTATTGGAATATGTGTCCGAATTGGACCGTTATCAGATGCATGCCCTGTTGGTTATGTTGGCGAAGACCCTGCTGACTGATGAAGAAGAATAG
- a CDS encoding toll/interleukin-1 receptor domain-containing protein, which yields MTLINQTSIVWWDEWEIKVGDSIVEKVSNGISTSAYLIVVLSPSSVSSPWVQREVNSATMKQLANERDITILPVLLKDCDIPILLTDIRWADFRKSYKSGKAELLKALK from the coding sequence ATGACATTAATTAATCAAACCTCAATAGTTTGGTGGGACGAATGGGAAATAAAAGTTGGGGATTCCATCGTCGAGAAAGTAAGTAATGGGATTAGTACAAGTGCTTATCTCATAGTTGTATTGTCTCCTTCTTCTGTTAGTTCTCCGTGGGTTCAACGGGAAGTTAATTCAGCAACGATGAAACAATTAGCCAATGAAAGGGATATAACAATACTCCCGGTGCTATTAAAAGACTGTGATATCCCGATACTGCTTACAGACATTCGCTGGGCAGACTTTCGAAAAAGCTATAAGTCTGGCAAAGCGGAACTCTTAAAAGCGTTGAAGTAG
- a CDS encoding IS630 family transposase: MRPYGTSEQLQVRRDQAINLLKQGKTVAEVAAQLKVTERTVYRWKYEQKYGKPKSERPPGKPAYLSKEQLQQLEKELLKGAYAHGYSEDYWTLDRIGHLIWDLFQVRYTPSGVWRLLQKMGWSCQKVQRLAIQRNDEKIRRWKRWVWPKIKKKWRLLKAILLLIDEAGFCLISPLKRTWAPRGQTPTVRTSLDHRQRLNLLAALLVSPQLRKIRLSVRSFRCALNSDHVILFLQQVLWLAPGHIILLWDRHRMHLSSATQAFIENHPHIHQYHFPTCAPELNPVEFVWTQLNEYTAGFAPHNMDELWDRVQAGIARTRVSKKRLRACLKAADLSWK; the protein is encoded by the coding sequence ATGAGACCGTATGGCACAAGCGAACAATTGCAAGTCCGACGTGATCAAGCCATCAATCTGCTGAAACAAGGCAAAACGGTGGCAGAAGTCGCTGCTCAACTGAAGGTGACCGAGCGGACGGTGTACCGCTGGAAGTATGAGCAGAAGTATGGGAAACCGAAGAGCGAGCGCCCGCCCGGCAAACCCGCCTACCTGTCGAAAGAACAGCTGCAACAGCTGGAAAAAGAATTGTTGAAAGGAGCCTATGCTCATGGGTACAGTGAAGATTACTGGACGTTGGATCGGATCGGCCATCTGATCTGGGATCTGTTCCAGGTTCGGTACACACCCAGTGGAGTGTGGCGTCTGTTGCAGAAAATGGGTTGGAGTTGCCAGAAAGTCCAGCGGCTGGCGATCCAGCGGAACGATGAGAAGATCCGCAGGTGGAAGCGCTGGGTCTGGCCAAAGATAAAAAAAAAATGGCGGCTCCTAAAGGCGATCCTGCTGTTAATAGATGAAGCAGGCTTCTGCCTGATCTCACCGCTCAAACGCACCTGGGCGCCTCGTGGGCAAACCCCCACCGTCCGCACCAGTTTGGACCATCGCCAGCGGCTGAACCTGTTGGCGGCCTTGCTCGTCAGTCCACAGTTGCGGAAGATCCGCTTGAGTGTCCGCTCCTTTCGGTGTGCTTTGAATTCTGACCACGTCATCCTTTTTCTCCAGCAAGTGCTGTGGCTCGCACCCGGGCACATCATCCTGCTCTGGGATCGCCACAGGATGCATCTCTCCTCCGCCACACAGGCGTTCATCGAAAACCATCCGCATATCCATCAATACCACTTTCCCACCTGTGCGCCTGAATTGAACCCTGTCGAGTTCGTCTGGACCCAGCTCAATGAATACACGGCCGGTTTTGCACCACACAACATGGACGAACTGTGGGATCGGGTCCAGGCTGGCATCGCTCGCACCAGAGTGTCGAAAAAGAGATTAAGAGCCTGTTTGAAAGCTGCTGACCTTTCCTGGAAGTGA